From one Coffea eugenioides isolate CCC68of chromosome 11, Ceug_1.0, whole genome shotgun sequence genomic stretch:
- the LOC113752913 gene encoding 8-hydroxygeraniol dehydrogenase-like codes for MAMDFIGSLIDILKCIWRRVMSYIGFREIPSDNSRELAAKTEHPVKAFGWAARDESGLLSPFKFSRRATGENDVMFTVLYCGICHTDLHTLKNEWGISSYPMVPGHEIVGVVTEVGSKVEKFKVGDKVGVGCMVGSCHSCPSCANDLENYCPKMILTYNSTYYDGTPTYGGYSNIMVADENFVIRWPENLPLDSGAPLLCSGITTYSALKYFGLDGPGMHIGVVGLGGLGHVAVKFAKAFGAKVTVISTSPSKKDDAIVRLQADAFLVSHDKDKMQAGMETLDGIIDTVSAVHDLGPLIGLLKSQGVLVLLGIPNKPLEIPASLLLSSRKVVGGSAIGGIAETQEMIDFAANNKITADVEIIPMGYVNTAMERLAKGDVKFRFVIDIANTLKAT; via the coding sequence ATGGCAATGGATTTCATTGGAAGTTTGATCGATATCTTGAAATGCATTTGGAGAAGAGTCATGAGTTATATTGGCTTCAGGGAGATTCCTTCCGACAACTCTAGAGAGCTTGCTGCAAAAACTGAACACCCAGTTAAGGCCTTCGGTTGGGCAGCCAGAGATGAATCTGGCTTGCTCTCTCCGTTCAAGTTCTCCAGGAGAGCGACGGGTGAAAACGATGTTATGTTCACGGTGCTGTACTGTGGAATTTGTCACACTGATCTTCACACCCTGAAGAACGAGTGGGGTATTTCCAGCTATCCAATGGTCCCAGGCCATGAAATCGTGGGAGTAGTCACAGAAGTTGGTAGCAAAGTGGAGAAATTCAAAGTTGGAGATAAAGTTGGTGTTGGATGCATGGTTGGTTCGTGCCATTCTTGCCCCAGTTGTGCCAACGACCTTGAAAACTATTGTCCTAAAATGATACTCACTTATAATTCAACATACTATGATGGAACTCCAACATATGGAGGCTACTCCAATATCATGGTTGCTGACGAAAACTTTGTGATTCGTTGGCCTGAAAATTTGCCTCTTGATTCTGGAGCACCTCTCCTCTGTTCCGGGATCACAACCTACAGTGCCCTGAAATATTTTGGGCTAGACGGTCCAGGGATGCACATTGGTGTGGTAGGTCTAGGCGGGCTAGGCCATGTGGCCGTGAAGTTTGCCAAGGCATTTGGTGCTAAAGTGACTGTGATCAGTACGAGTCCCAGCAAGAAGGATGACGCCATTGTACGTCTTCAGGCAGATGCCTTTCTGGTTAGCCATGACAAAGACAAAATGCAGGCTGGTATGGAGACATTGGATGGGATCATTGACACAGTCTCGGCGGTTCACGATCTCGGACCATTGATTGGTTTATTGAAGTCACAGGGTGTTCTTGTCCTGCTTGGTATCCCCAACAAGCCGCTTGAAATTCCAGCCTCTCTCTTGCTTTCGAGCAGGAAGGTGGTGGGAGGGAGTGCCATTGGCGGCATCGCGGAGACGCAAGAGATGATTGATTTTGCTGCGAATAACAAAATAACTGCAGATGTTGAGATTATACCAATGGGGTATGTGAACACTGCAATGGAGCGTCTAGCAAAGGGTGATGTCAAGTTCCGATTTGTAATTGACATTGCAAATACCTTGAAGGCTACCTAA
- the LOC113752912 gene encoding receptor protein kinase-like protein ZAR1: MPVLRILLVVISVVFHVVLQLKRGNSLTADGLSLLSLKSAIDGGGSALTDWNEDDATPCHWSGISCMNISGSNDPRVVGITVSGKNLRGYIPSELGTLIYLRRLNLHGNNFYGSIPDQLFNASSLHSLFLYGNNLSGPLPPSICNLPRLQNLDLSNNSLSEALPKELRSCRQLQRLILARNKFSGNIPAGIFPELANLEQLDLSSNSFTGSIPEDIGELKSLTGTLNLSFNQFTGDIPKSLGDLPLTVSFDLRNNNLSGEIPQTGSFANQGPTAFLNNPMLCGFPLQKTCRNSSNNPPGVQSSSRDNEGVDSHKGLKPGLIILIAVADAIGVAFVGLVIVYLYWRRKDSGGCSCTGKVKFGGNEKRKLCAFPCVGAFPSNDSEIQSEKGVDGGGSGANGSEGDLVAIDKGFNFELDELLRASAYVLGKSGLGIVYKVVLGSGVPVAVRRLGEGGEQRYKEFVAEIQAIGRVKHPNIVRLRAYYWAPDEKLLISDFISNGNLASALHGRTGQASSSLSWGTRLKIAKGTARGLAYLHECSPRKFVHGDIKPSNILLDNDFQACISDFGLNRLINITGNNPSSSGGFIGGALPYLKSAQPERPNNYQSPEARIPGNRPTQKWDVYSFGVVLLELLTGKSPELSSPTTSTSTEIPDLVRWVRKGFEEENPLSDMVDPMLLKEVHAKKEVLAAFHVALACTEADPEVRPRMKTISENLEKI, encoded by the exons ATGCCGGTTTTGAGAATTTTATTAGTTGTGATTTCTGTTGTATTTCATGTCGTCTTACAACTTAAGCGGGGGAATTCTCTAACCGCCGACGGGCTTTCCCTCTTGTCCCTCAAGTCCGCCATCGACGGCGGCGGTTCCGCATTAACTGACTGGAATGAGGACGATGCCACGCCATGTCACTGGTCTGGAATTTCGTGTATGAACATTTCCGGCTCCAATGATCCTCGTGTCGTCGGAATCACCGTCTCCGGCAAGAATCTCCGTGGCTACATTCCCTCCGAGCTCGGCACGCTTATTTATCTCCGTCGCCTTAATCTTCACGGCAACAACTTCTACGGTTCCATCCCTGATCAGCTCTTCAACGCCTCCTCGCTCCACAGCTTGTTTCTTTACGGTAACAACCTCTCCGGACCGCTGCCTCCCTCGATTTGCAATCTCCCTCGTCTCCAGAACCTTGATCTTTCCAACAATTCTCTCTCGGAAGCCCTCCCGAAGGAGCTCCGGAGCTGCAGGCAGTTGCAGCGATTAATTCTAGCCAGAAATAAGTTTTCCGGCAACATTCCGGCTGGGATCTTCCCGGAGCTCGCTAACTTAGAGCAGCTTGATCTCTCATCCAATTCATTCACCGGTTCGATCCCGGAAGACATTGGAGAATTGAAATCGTTAACCGGGACCTTGAACCTTTCCTTTAATCAGTTTACTGGGGACATCCCCAAGTCTTTGGGTGATTTACCGCTCACGGTTAGTTTTGATCTGAGGAATAATAATTTAAGTGGTGAAATTCCCCAAACGGGGTCGTTTGCTAATCAGGGTCCGACCGCATTTCTCAATAATCCAATGTTATGTGGATTTCCTCTGCAAAAAACATGTAGGAACAGTTCAAATAATCCTCCGGGGGTCCAGTCGTCTTCACGGGATAATGAGGGGGTGGATTCGCATAAAGGGCTAAAACCGGGGTTGATCATACTGATTGCAGTGGCCGATGCCATAGGAGTGGCATTTGTAGGACTGGTGATCGTGTATTTGtattggaggaggaaagactcCGGTGGCTGTAGCTGTACCGGGAAAGTGAAGTTTGGTGGGAATGAGAAGAGGAAGCTGTGTGCTTTCCCTTGTGTAGGTGCATTTCCGAGTAATGACTCAGAAATTCAGTCGGAGAAGGGGGTTGATGGTGGTGGAAGTGGTGCTAATGGGAGTGAGGGGGATCTTGTTGCTATAGACAAGGGCTTTAATTTTGAGCTTGATGAGCTGTTGAGGGCGTCGGCTTACGTGTTGGGAAAGAGTGGGCTGGGGATAGTGTACAAGGTTGTGCTGGGGAGTGGCGTGCCAGTGGCAGTGAGGAGGCTGGGCGAGGGTGGTGAACAGAGGTATAAGGAATTTGTGGCGGAGATTCAGGCTATTGGAAGGGTGAAGCATCCAAACATCGTCAGATTGAGGGCTTATTACTGGGCTCCTGACGAGAAGCTTCTTATCAGCGACTTCATTTCGAATGGCAACTTGGCTTCTGCTCTTCATG GGAGAACAGGTCAGGCATCATCTAGCTTATCATGGGGAACCAGGCTGAAAATTGCTAAAGGAACAGCGAGGGGCTTAGCGTATCTTCACGAATGTAGCCCCAGAAAATTTGTCCATGGAGACATAAAGCCCTCTAATATTCTCCTTGACAATGATTTTCAAGCTTGCATTTCTGATTTCGGCCTGAACCGCCTGATCAATATCACAGGCAACAATCCTTCATCCTCTGGTGGATTTATAGGTGGGGCTCTTCCATATTTAAAATCAGCTCAACCCGAGCGACCCAACAATTACCAATCACCGGAAGCTCGGATCCCTGGCAACCGACCTACCCAAAAGTGGGATGTCTACTCATTTGGAGTTGTCTTGCTCGAGTTGCTGACAGGGAAGTCTCCAGAGCTCTCGTCTCCTACGACATCCACTTCCACGGAGATCCCAGACCTAGTAAGGTGGGTGAGGAAGGGATTTGAAGAGGAAAACCCACTATCAGACATGGTAGACCCAATGTTGCTTAAAGAAGTACACGCAAAGAAGGAAGTACTTGCAGCGTTTCATGTAGCGCTTGCATGCACGGAGGCAGACCCTGAGGTTCGACCAAGGATGAAGACTATTTCTGAGAATCTTGAGAAGATTTGA